The DNA window CATAGCCATAAATAAACCCGAAGCTGTGCCGCCATTCGCACCTCGTTGAAGCAATAACTTGCCCACTCCTTCACCATTTGCTGAACCGGTGTTAATTACATGAAACCACTCTCCCCCGACTGAGCTATTGTTCATAGAAAGCCAGGTGCCAACGGTCGAAGAACTTTGAATTTGAAGATTTAGTTGCTGATTATCTATAACGGTCAAAGTTGCATCAGGAACAGAGGTGCCAATACCCACATGTCCGTCATCTCTTACCGATAGGGTGGGATTTAAACTCGAATTTGACATTAGGAGCCCAAATGAGGCAGAAGAGTTGCCAGATGAATTGATTTCCAGTCTAGCCTGAGGATCGGTTTCTGCAATTCCCACATCGCCATTATTAGTGATTACAAATCGGTGAGAACCTCTCAAAAATGTCATAAAACCGGGATTTCCCCCTGTATTGCCCAAATATCCAAATGTCCAGTTGGCAGGATTTACACCTGCATTATTAAAGTCCATCAGGGTATTGGAGCCGGAAGAATTGAGGCCTGCGATGCTTCCTGCTATATTTTCAACCACGGTGAGTTTATAAGCAGGTGTATTGATGCCTATTCCAACATTTCCCGTATTTAAATTAAAAATATCCGTTCCGTTTACGCCCCATTCGGAAGTGGCGCTAACCCAGGCCGAGCCATTCCAAATATAAATTTTATCATCCACTGTATTGTAGACCATCATTCCGGAATCGGCAAGGCCTAAAGTAAAGGTGGAAATGTCCTGACGTGGTAAAAGCAAACCCAGTGGACTTCCGTTATTGTCCAATTCTAATATGGCATTGGGATTGGGTGTGGTCGTACCTATACCGGTATTATTTTGGGCAAGTGCTGAAATACTAAATAGTAATAGCGTTGAAATTAGGGTAGTATTAAAAATTTTCATGATGGTATTGTAGAACAGATTATTAAATTTAATGATTTAATAATTTGATTCACTGTATTTTATTTATTTTCTAAAGCTTCTATTCTCTCCTTTAATTGCTCATTTTCTGATTTCAATTCCTGCATACCTTTGATCATTACCGGGATTAATTCCATATGGTTCATCAAGAGGTCTTTATTTTGACCTGATGTTTCCTCAACTACTTCAGGAAGTACCGCCTGCACTTCCTGGGCAATCAGACCCAATTGTTGACCATGTTCGGGAAATTCATTCCATTGAAAACTTACAGGATTGAGCCTCATTATTTCATTAAGGCCATATTGAAGACTGCTAATATTATTTTTATATTTTCTGTCAGAAGTACCCAATATACCGGTTGTATAATAAACGCGATTCCATCGAAATGAGGCGCTTCCTAAATCCAAACCCGCATTGGCATAAGGCCCAAAATGTGAGGTGCTTAAAACCGCGAGAGAACCTCCGACATTATGCCTGAATAGTAACATTCCGGAAGTTACCTGTTGTCCGATGACAAAAAGACCACCGGTCCCGGAAGAGATGGTATAGGTATTTGTGCCACTTAAGGCCGTTCCACTTTCCAAAACAATGGAAGAACTTGCGGAAGAAAACAAAGCAAGGCTTGAATTAAAACTTTCAATTTTCTGAGATGAACTCGCACCACTGCTGATGAATAAATCATATGAAGGATCGGGAACGGCTCCAATACCAACGTTGCCTGAAAGCTCCGATTGTCCTGCGACCACAAGTGGATATAAAGGGCTGTTTGAGCCAATTCCTACATTTCCCTGAACAACTAATCCATTTGCTGGTGCAGTTACTGTACCCGCATATCCGCTTCCTATAGCAGCACCGCCTTCGACATCAAGTCTGTTGACCGGAGTTGATAATCCTATACCCACAGCATTTCCACTGCTTATAAATAATTTTGGGTTTGATAAATTGCTTCCCTGTGAAATAATAAAATCGGCGTTGGCTGCATCATCCACACCAATGGTCCAGGGAATGCCGTTATTGTCTGCTTCGAAAGTTAACTCCAGATCATTGCCATCGCTTCGAAACATGGTAATATTTCCTTCATTGACGTTCAAAAGATCAGAACTTACACCACTGCCCAAAGTGACACTTCCGGCATTGCTAATGGTCATCCTGGGTGAAAAATTGGTTATAAACTGAATAAATTGAGGGGATGATATTTGCAGATAGTCGCCGGATCCCGGAGTGCCTATTCCACCCGTTTTGAAAAATCCACCCACACCGTTATCCCTGCCAAATTCCAATTCGGAATAAGCGGATGAATTACTTTCGGTACTTCTTAGCCTGACGGCAAAGGAGCCTGTCGCTTCAACCTGAAGTTTTGTTTGTGGATTTGTGGTGCCTATTCCCACATTTCCCGAGTTCAGATTAAAAATATCTGTTCCATTGACCGCCCATTCGGAAGTGGAACTGACCCATGCAGTACCATCCCACATATACACTTTATTATCGACCGTATTAAATACCATCATGCCAAAATCGGCCGGCCCCAAAGTAAATGTGGAAATATCTTGTCGTGGCAATAGCAATCCAAGTGGACTTCCATTATTGTCCAGCTCCAATAAGGCATTGGGATTTGGTGTAATAGTTCCAATTCCTGTATTGTTTTGTGCGTTGAGACTGTTCAGAATTAAAAATAATGCTGATAGTAGTAAAATTTTATGCATTTCCTTTAAATCAAATTCTTTAAAAAGTTCAAAATTATCACCAATAGTTAATACGGCAAAATGATAAAATGTAAGTCAAAAAACCATATATAATTCTTACGATCTTTAGAAGTATAGGTTTGACTTCATTACTTATACTCAAATTTTTAAAAATGCCGATTAATTAACGGCAATTAATTTTGAGTTTTTTGAACTAGTTTTATCCGTAGAAGTTTTATTAACATGAAGAATTTAATACTTGTATTTTTTT is part of the Hyphobacterium sp. CCMP332 genome and encodes:
- a CDS encoding tail fiber domain-containing protein — protein: MHKILLLSALFLILNSLNAQNNTGIGTITPNPNALLELDNNGSPLGLLLPRQDISTFTLGPADFGMMVFNTVDNKVYMWDGTAWVSSTSEWAVNGTDIFNLNSGNVGIGTTNPQTKLQVEATGSFAVRLRSTESNSSAYSELEFGRDNGVGGFFKTGGIGTPGSGDYLQISSPQFIQFITNFSPRMTISNAGSVTLGSGVSSDLLNVNEGNITMFRSDGNDLELTFEADNNGIPWTIGVDDAANADFIISQGSNLSNPKLFISSGNAVGIGLSTPVNRLDVEGGAAIGSGYAGTVTAPANGLVVQGNVGIGSNSPLYPLVVAGQSELSGNVGIGAVPDPSYDLFISSGASSSQKIESFNSSLALFSSASSSIVLESGTALSGTNTYTISSGTGGLFVIGQQVTSGMLLFRHNVGGSLAVLSTSHFGPYANAGLDLGSASFRWNRVYYTTGILGTSDRKYKNNISSLQYGLNEIMRLNPVSFQWNEFPEHGQQLGLIAQEVQAVLPEVVEETSGQNKDLLMNHMELIPVMIKGMQELKSENEQLKERIEALENK